In Burkholderia sp. WP9, a genomic segment contains:
- a CDS encoding IS3 family transposase (programmed frameshift) yields MKAYSAERKEALVRRMMPPENALVSALARETGITEQTLYTWRRQAKGQGLVVPGDGKNPEGWSSEDKFAVVLESAPLNAAELAEYCRRKGLYPEQIAAWRAACRSANANATEQAREQRQQSKDDKKRIQQLEKELQRKEKALAEAAALLILRKKGPGDLGRQRGRLINVPDRLLCVSLIREAAQSGCRLEQACNELGLSLRTFQRWVGNGDAVLADGRTMTGRPPPRNKLSEAERQQILEVANCAEFASLPPSQIVPSLADRGVYVASESSFYRVLRSASQQHHRGRARKPSARVVTSHCATAPNQVWSWDITWMPAAVKGQYYYWYMMLDVFSRKIVAHEVHEAESAELAALLMRRASLAEGLAGRPLVLHSDNGSPMKGATMLATLENLGVVASFSRPRVSNDNPYAESLFRTCKYRPDYPRKPFGNVDEARAWTQQFVRWYNHEHKHSGLKFVTPVQRHNGVATAVLAQREAVYAQARQRNPRRWSRSTRNWKLKDEVWLNPERMQPEELKQSA; encoded by the exons ATGAAAGCCTACTCAGCAGAAAGAAAAGAAGCGCTGGTGCGGCGCATGATGCCGCCGGAAAACGCGCTGGTGTCGGCGCTGGCCAGGGAAACGGGAATTACCGAACAGACGTTGTACACGTGGCGCCGACAGGCGAAAGGACAAGGGTTGGTCGTGCCTGGCGATGGGAAGAATCCCGAAGGATGGTCTTCGGAGGACAAGTTTGCAGTAGTGCTGGAGAGCGCGCCGCTCAATGCAGCGGAGCTGGCCGAGTATTGCCGCCGGAAGGGTCTTTATCCAGAACAGATAGCCGCCTGGCGGGCCGCTTGCCGTTCGGCCAATGCGAATGCCACGGAGCAGGCACGCGAGCAGCGCCAGCAGTCGAAGGACGACAAAAAGCGCATCCAGCAGCTCGAGAAGGAATTGCAGCGCAAGGAGAAGGCGCTGGCGGAAGCGGCTGCGCTGCTGATTCTGAGAAAAAAAG GCCCAGGCGATCTGGGGAGACAAAGAGGACGATTGATCAACGTCCCGGATCGCCTGTTATGTGTATCGTTGATACGCGAGGCGGCGCAGTCAGGCTGCCGGCTGGAGCAGGCCTGCAACGAGCTGGGCCTGAGCCTGCGCACGTTCCAGCGCTGGGTGGGTAACGGCGACGCGGTGCTCGCCGATGGCCGCACGATGACCGGGCGGCCGCCGCCGCGAAACAAACTGAGTGAGGCCGAACGGCAGCAGATTCTGGAGGTCGCAAACTGTGCGGAGTTTGCCAGCCTGCCACCCAGCCAGATCGTGCCGAGTCTGGCGGATCGCGGCGTGTATGTCGCGTCGGAATCGAGCTTTTACCGCGTGCTGCGCAGCGCTTCGCAGCAGCACCACCGGGGTCGTGCGCGCAAGCCCTCGGCCCGGGTGGTTACCAGTCATTGTGCGACGGCGCCGAACCAGGTCTGGTCGTGGGACATCACGTGGATGCCGGCGGCGGTCAAGGGCCAGTACTACTACTGGTACATGATGCTGGACGTGTTCAGCCGCAAGATTGTTGCTCACGAAGTGCATGAAGCCGAATCGGCGGAACTGGCCGCGTTGCTGATGCGGCGTGCCAGTCTGGCCGAGGGCCTGGCAGGACGTCCTCTGGTGCTGCACTCGGATAACGGCAGCCCGATGAAGGGTGCGACGATGCTCGCCACCCTGGAAAACCTGGGGGTCGTGGCCTCGTTTAGCCGGCCGCGTGTGAGTAACGACAACCCGTACGCGGAGTCGCTGTTCCGGACCTGCAAGTACCGGCCCGACTACCCACGCAAGCCGTTCGGCAACGTGGATGAGGCACGGGCCTGGACGCAGCAGTTTGTGCGCTGGTACAACCATGAGCACAAACACAGCGGCCTGAAATTCGTCACGCCGGTGCAGCGCCATAACGGCGTGGCGACTGCAGTGCTTGCGCAACGTGAGGCCGTTTATGCACAGGCCAGGCAGCGCAATCCACGGCGTTGGTCCCGATCGACGCGCAACTGGAAATTGAAGGATGAAGTCTGGCTCAATCCGGAGCGCATGCAGCCGGAAGAACTAAAGCAGTCCGCATGA
- a CDS encoding AAA family ATPase: MSFIRNSEQNFAFHNAGSVLHGVEHEDINAAPSTLGLDFKLAGFSSAHSFDFTFSPSSLPPKRVAVMIGKNGVGKSRALNELVSSAISGARNFHDGLGKMPRLSRILALCTPGEAEHTFPAEPSIVSNFRYKRISSNASSGEQSLPSILVNLSRDRRKIGGRWRWDIFEESIRQIVEFSDLVLAARDDALVRDRLVDIERLWLFGEQASAEARQKVSLTGQLMRRVDGGAVSLSSGQLSFIRLAVQLCTFIENGSLVLMDEPETHLHPNLITGLVAMLDRILRLTGSIAIAATHSAYLVREVPQSQVHIIRQPEASGPVEILKPRLRTFGADVGAISHFVFGDDIVNRLIEELEPKIQGDTAAAEQWLASVESELSTEAFMLLTREIEKRRGAAQ; the protein is encoded by the coding sequence ATGTCGTTTATCCGAAATTCGGAGCAGAATTTCGCATTCCACAACGCCGGGTCAGTTCTCCATGGTGTCGAGCACGAAGATATCAATGCAGCGCCTTCGACGCTTGGGCTTGACTTTAAGCTCGCAGGCTTTTCTTCGGCACACTCGTTCGACTTCACGTTCTCTCCCAGCTCTCTGCCACCGAAGCGAGTTGCAGTAATGATTGGTAAAAACGGCGTGGGGAAGAGTCGAGCGTTAAATGAATTGGTTTCATCGGCAATTTCCGGTGCACGCAATTTTCATGACGGGCTTGGAAAGATGCCCCGTCTCAGCAGGATTCTGGCGCTCTGTACACCCGGGGAGGCAGAACACACCTTCCCTGCTGAACCGTCAATTGTTTCGAACTTTCGCTACAAACGCATCAGCTCGAACGCATCATCCGGAGAGCAATCGCTGCCGAGCATTCTGGTCAATCTCTCACGGGATAGACGCAAGATAGGTGGACGTTGGCGTTGGGACATCTTTGAGGAAAGCATTCGACAAATCGTCGAATTTTCTGACCTCGTCCTCGCTGCCCGTGATGATGCACTGGTTCGCGACCGATTGGTGGATATCGAGAGACTGTGGCTCTTTGGTGAACAAGCGAGCGCGGAAGCTCGACAGAAGGTCTCGCTGACAGGGCAACTGATGCGGCGCGTCGATGGTGGCGCGGTTAGCCTAAGCAGCGGACAACTCTCCTTTATCCGACTCGCTGTACAGCTATGTACGTTTATCGAAAACGGTTCGCTGGTGCTGATGGATGAGCCTGAAACTCATTTGCATCCGAATCTGATAACTGGTTTGGTAGCGATGCTCGACAGAATTCTAAGGTTGACGGGGTCCATCGCAATAGCAGCAACGCATTCGGCGTACCTGGTACGAGAGGTCCCGCAGAGTCAGGTACATATCATTCGTCAGCCCGAGGCCTCCGGCCCGGTTGAGATTTTGAAGCCGAGACTCAGGACGTTCGGTGCGGACGTCGGCGCTATATCCCATTTTGTTTTTGGTGACGACATCGTAAATCGACTTATTGAAGAACTCGAACCGAAAATTCAGGGCGACACTGCTGCGGCGGAACAGTGGCTGGCAAGCGTGGAAAGCGAGCTATCAACCGAGGCCTTTATGCTCCTTACCCGGGAAATCGAAAAGCGTCGGGGAGCTGCACAATGA
- a CDS encoding H-NS family nucleoid-associated regulatory protein, whose amino-acid sequence MATTLEAMQAKIKKLQAQADALIAKQSSGVIEKIRELMAKHGLTTADVDAHTGGKRRAAKAVVKTMSKGSVAAVKYRDPKSGATWSGHGRAPRWIAAAKNRDKYLVDAGAAAVKPPPAKEVKSAGAYVRGPQPEMYRDPKSGATWSGRGRAPTWIAGAKDRTKFLIAGAAEATAVTTASTVSKSKATVKKAASKSVRATAGKGQPKGQQPALYQDLKSGATWSGRGPTPAWLAGAKDRSKFLIDGAGAAADAKPAVTKAVAKKAPTAKKAVSAKVPVKKAPAKKAPRKSVAVPAPVATVESGAELTT is encoded by the coding sequence ATGGCAACGACTTTAGAAGCAATGCAGGCGAAGATTAAAAAATTGCAGGCCCAAGCGGATGCGCTGATTGCAAAGCAATCGTCGGGCGTCATCGAGAAGATTCGCGAGTTGATGGCGAAGCACGGTCTTACGACTGCTGACGTTGACGCGCACACTGGCGGCAAGCGGCGCGCCGCGAAGGCGGTTGTTAAGACCATGAGCAAAGGCAGCGTTGCCGCGGTCAAGTATCGCGACCCGAAAAGCGGTGCAACGTGGTCCGGGCACGGGCGCGCGCCACGGTGGATTGCGGCTGCTAAGAACCGCGACAAATACCTGGTCGATGCGGGTGCGGCCGCAGTGAAGCCGCCGCCTGCCAAGGAAGTGAAGTCGGCGGGAGCTTATGTTCGCGGTCCGCAGCCGGAGATGTACAGGGACCCTAAGTCGGGCGCGACGTGGAGCGGTCGTGGGCGCGCGCCGACATGGATTGCAGGTGCAAAGGATAGGACTAAGTTTTTGATTGCAGGTGCCGCTGAAGCGACTGCTGTGACGACCGCGAGTACTGTGAGCAAGTCAAAGGCTACGGTAAAAAAGGCCGCTTCGAAGTCGGTCCGTGCCACTGCGGGCAAGGGGCAGCCGAAAGGTCAGCAGCCGGCGCTTTACCAAGACCTGAAGTCCGGCGCGACCTGGAGCGGACGTGGTCCGACTCCGGCGTGGCTGGCTGGTGCCAAAGACCGGTCCAAGTTTTTGATTGATGGCGCCGGTGCAGCGGCCGATGCGAAACCGGCGGTCACGAAGGCTGTCGCGAAGAAGGCCCCGACAGCGAAGAAGGCCGTGAGCGCGAAGGTTCCGGTTAAGAAGGCGCCGGCGAAAAAAGCGCCGCGCAAGAGCGTGGCCGTGCCCGCTCCGGTGGCCACAGTCGAGTCCGGCGCCGAGTTAACGACCTAA